One Ignavibacterium album JCM 16511 genomic region harbors:
- a CDS encoding PTS sugar transporter subunit IIA: MDALLDALQEGRLIELPDNDKINSLRFLSHILEAVPSVPANTDIAGLVLKREENINTALGKGIAVPHARVPFEGDLLCAVGWSPSGINYNAPDNEPVHIVIMYLVPINQRNTYLKEISNIARAMIELYNEKTIKTFEDLNDVRNYLLDIISNAKEIIGAEARARMIRLEIKDIETVSKAQPISGIQIELFNFISFNNDQLIILTQNPELLDLLEKNKNELLFLYRKDSIEINGWRIIKRAVFNYQANRELIECVAVKFSADSKN, translated from the coding sequence ATGGATGCACTACTTGATGCTCTTCAGGAAGGAAGACTAATTGAACTTCCTGATAATGACAAAATAAACTCGCTCAGATTTTTATCTCACATATTAGAAGCAGTTCCATCCGTACCTGCTAATACAGATATAGCTGGATTGGTTCTTAAAAGGGAAGAGAACATTAACACTGCACTTGGAAAAGGAATCGCTGTACCACACGCTAGAGTTCCATTTGAAGGTGATTTACTCTGTGCGGTTGGATGGAGTCCGTCCGGAATAAATTATAATGCACCTGATAATGAACCTGTTCATATTGTAATAATGTATCTAGTTCCAATTAACCAAAGAAATACTTACCTAAAGGAAATTTCCAATATTGCCAGAGCTATGATTGAGCTTTATAATGAAAAGACTATTAAAACCTTTGAGGACTTGAATGATGTTAGAAATTACTTGCTTGACATAATAAGTAATGCTAAAGAGATTATTGGTGCTGAAGCAAGAGCAAGAATGATAAGATTAGAAATCAAAGATATTGAGACTGTCAGCAAAGCCCAGCCTATATCGGGTATTCAAATTGAATTGTTCAATTTTATTTCTTTCAATAATGACCAACTTATTATTCTTACTCAAAATCCCGAATTACTTGATTTATTAGAAAAAAATAAAAATGAATTGTTATTTCTTTATAGAAAAGATTCGATTGAGATAAACGGCTGGAGAATAATAAAAAGGGCTGTATTTAATTATCAGGCAAACAGAGAACTGATCGAATGTGTAGCAGTTAAATTTTCAGCAGACAGCAAAAACTAA
- the mgtA gene encoding magnesium-translocating P-type ATPase, protein MSKSIFPKIASRVISREAKIPHTISEQEKFLIEICQLPIDEALNKLNASINGLLSKEAEKRLEQYGKNELAHTKKVGFWSDIFERIKSPLVIQLLIIGLVSGIIGEISSSIIVSIMVLLSVGLSYVLDKRSNKAVEALGKRVQTRVIALRDGEEKEIPISDIVPGDIVLLQAGSIIPADLRLIHTKDFFVSQSILTGESMPIEKKTDAQQFEGSYVFELSNACFQGSNVISGSARGVVVNTGTKTYFGSISERLTETRPLTSFDIGVKSFTYLMIRFMIVMVFIVFMIVGMTKGNWIEALLFGLSIAVGLTPEMLPMIVTVNLAKGALTMSKKKVIVKHLSSIQNFGAINILCTDKTGTLTQDKVVLEKHVDITGKESEEVLLYAYLNSFYQTGLRNLIDRAILAHIEVNVQSSCQLVDELPFDFQRRRMSVIVEYEGDYVLICKGAVEEIFSVCNRYQIDDEIYPLIEVIKNDLYEEVEDLNKDGYRVLAIAYKEYPKEKKVFSVEDENDLILLGYIAFFDPPKESAAEAIAALKNYGVEVKILTGDNVLVTKKICNEVGLKITGIVTGDEIEKMTAEQFKKVIEEANILAKLSPVQKERVIYELRELGHVVGYMGDGINDAPSLRAADVGISVDSAADVAKESADIVLLEKSLMVLEEGIIEGRKVFANILKYIRMGASSNFGNMFSVLGASYLFPFLPMQPIQILTNNLLYDFSQTGIPTDNVDNEQIAKPLKWNIDNIKKFMIFIGPISSIFDYATFGLMWFIFNTKDYLNPFIELNQKNYLESLFQTGWFVESLLTQTLIVHIIRTKKIPIFGSRASLSMTLTTLFIMLIGAWLPYSPLANSLGFVPLPLNYWLWIIGFLIFYSILTHNVKVWFFRKFGDN, encoded by the coding sequence ATGAGCAAATCAATTTTCCCTAAAATTGCCTCGAGAGTTATTTCAAGAGAAGCCAAAATACCGCACACAATTTCAGAACAGGAAAAATTTTTAATTGAAATTTGCCAACTGCCTATTGACGAGGCTTTAAATAAACTAAATGCTTCGATAAATGGACTTTTGAGCAAGGAGGCAGAAAAAAGATTAGAACAATATGGCAAGAATGAATTAGCGCATACAAAAAAGGTTGGCTTTTGGTCCGATATATTTGAAAGGATAAAAAGTCCTCTTGTAATTCAGCTGTTAATTATCGGACTTGTATCTGGCATTATAGGGGAAATATCCTCTTCCATTATAGTTAGCATTATGGTACTTTTAAGTGTGGGGTTATCATATGTTTTGGATAAGAGATCGAACAAAGCTGTTGAAGCACTTGGGAAAAGAGTACAAACAAGAGTAATTGCTCTTAGAGATGGAGAAGAAAAAGAAATACCAATATCTGACATCGTCCCTGGCGATATAGTGTTGCTTCAGGCAGGTTCGATAATTCCGGCTGATTTAAGATTAATCCACACCAAGGATTTTTTTGTTAGTCAGTCAATTCTTACCGGCGAATCAATGCCGATTGAAAAGAAAACCGATGCGCAACAATTTGAGGGCAGCTATGTATTCGAATTGTCAAACGCCTGTTTTCAGGGCAGTAATGTTATCAGCGGAAGCGCAAGAGGTGTTGTTGTTAACACCGGGACTAAAACTTATTTTGGTTCAATATCTGAACGACTGACCGAAACAAGACCACTAACGAGCTTTGATATAGGAGTTAAATCTTTTACCTATCTGATGATACGTTTTATGATCGTAATGGTTTTCATCGTTTTTATGATTGTTGGAATGACAAAGGGTAACTGGATTGAGGCATTATTATTTGGTCTTTCGATTGCAGTTGGACTAACACCTGAAATGCTTCCGATGATTGTTACTGTTAATCTTGCAAAAGGTGCTTTGACTATGTCCAAGAAAAAAGTTATTGTTAAGCATCTCAGCTCTATACAAAATTTTGGTGCAATAAATATTCTTTGTACAGATAAAACAGGTACATTAACTCAGGATAAAGTTGTATTGGAGAAGCATGTCGATATAACCGGGAAAGAAAGCGAAGAGGTTTTGCTTTACGCTTATCTTAATAGCTTTTATCAAACCGGGTTAAGGAATTTGATCGATAGAGCAATCCTTGCTCACATTGAAGTCAATGTACAATCAAGTTGCCAATTAGTTGATGAACTCCCTTTTGATTTTCAGCGAAGAAGAATGTCTGTTATTGTAGAATATGAAGGCGACTATGTCTTAATTTGTAAAGGAGCGGTAGAGGAGATCTTTTCAGTTTGTAACAGATATCAGATCGATGATGAGATTTATCCTTTGATAGAAGTAATTAAAAATGATTTATATGAAGAAGTTGAAGATTTAAATAAGGATGGATATAGAGTTCTTGCTATTGCATATAAAGAATATCCAAAGGAAAAGAAAGTTTTTTCAGTTGAAGATGAAAATGATCTTATACTGTTAGGTTACATTGCATTTTTTGACCCACCGAAGGAATCAGCTGCTGAAGCTATAGCCGCATTAAAAAATTATGGTGTAGAAGTTAAAATTTTGACTGGTGATAATGTATTGGTAACAAAAAAAATTTGTAATGAAGTTGGATTAAAAATCACTGGAATTGTTACCGGAGATGAAATTGAGAAAATGACCGCTGAACAGTTTAAAAAAGTAATCGAAGAGGCAAATATTCTTGCTAAACTTTCACCCGTACAGAAGGAAAGAGTGATTTATGAACTGCGTGAATTGGGTCATGTTGTAGGATATATGGGAGATGGAATAAATGATGCTCCTTCGTTGCGTGCAGCAGATGTTGGAATTTCTGTGGATAGTGCTGCAGATGTTGCAAAAGAATCTGCTGATATAGTTCTTCTTGAAAAAAGTTTAATGGTTCTTGAAGAAGGTATTATTGAAGGCAGAAAAGTATTTGCAAATATTTTGAAATATATCAGAATGGGTGCAAGCTCTAATTTTGGTAATATGTTCAGTGTTCTGGGTGCCAGTTATCTTTTCCCATTTTTACCAATGCAACCAATTCAAATTTTAACTAATAATTTACTTTATGATTTTTCACAAACCGGGATTCCAACAGATAATGTAGATAATGAACAGATTGCAAAACCATTAAAATGGAATATTGACAACATTAAAAAGTTTATGATATTTATTGGACCAATAAGTTCTATTTTCGATTATGCTACTTTCGGGTTGATGTGGTTTATATTCAACACAAAAGATTATCTTAATCCTTTTATCGAACTTAATCAGAAGAATTATCTCGAGAGTCTTTTCCAAACTGGTTGGTTCGTTGAATCACTACTAACACAGACATTGATTGTACATATAATAAGAACTAAAAAAATCCCCATTTTTGGAAGCAGAGCCTCCCTATCAATGACTCTTACAACTTTATTTATAATGTTAATCGGAGCTTGGCTGCCTTATTCCCCTCTGGCAAATTCACTCGGTTTTGTTCCGTTACCATTAAACTATTGGTTATGGATCATAGGTTTTCTAATTTTTTACTCGATTCTCACGCATAATGTTAAAGTATGGTTTTTCAGAAAATTTGGAGATAATTAA
- a CDS encoding sensor histidine kinase produces MKLINKISRYFLISSSVIFIIIFLGIYFLLDKSLEREIDEKLSDIFYNVVNEIKQGKQVSFYPFVQVDSTNTFYDKKEFRDVQIFSGEENEPEPFRELTSFASINGKNYKIIVRSSLIEKEDIFVSILTIELSAFVLFILILFFINKTVSQKTFSDFYSTLKKIEGFSLKDNLPIALTKSDIEEFDKLNKSISFLSEKAIGEYRSLKEFSEELNHEIQTPVSVIKSKLELLMQSSDLSGNNLALLDTALKNLNKLERINKSILLLNKLEHKDLFESAEINLSKEIKAVVDDYNDFISSKNLKVNLKVDEKFVVSANHSLINILLSNLISNAIKHNIDNGTINIELKNNELIISNTGNFSNADPNKFFERFYKGSSSSDSVGLGLTIVKKICDLYEFVLSSNLLFENFVLSIKFDIKKLDVINSSENLQI; encoded by the coding sequence ATGAAATTGATAAATAAAATAAGTCGTTACTTTTTAATCAGCTCATCGGTGATATTCATTATCATTTTTCTTGGCATTTACTTTCTTCTGGATAAATCTTTGGAAAGAGAAATTGATGAAAAACTTTCTGATATTTTTTACAATGTAGTGAACGAGATTAAGCAAGGCAAACAAGTTAGTTTTTATCCTTTTGTTCAGGTTGATTCCACAAATACTTTTTATGATAAAAAAGAATTCAGAGATGTTCAGATTTTTTCCGGAGAAGAAAATGAACCAGAACCATTCAGAGAATTAACTTCATTTGCAAGCATCAATGGGAAAAATTATAAAATAATAGTGCGCTCATCTTTAATTGAGAAAGAAGATATTTTTGTTTCAATTTTAACAATAGAACTTTCGGCATTTGTATTATTCATTCTGATATTATTTTTCATCAACAAAACTGTCTCACAAAAAACTTTTAGTGACTTTTACTCAACCTTAAAAAAGATAGAAGGATTTTCACTAAAAGATAATTTGCCAATCGCTCTTACCAAATCTGATATTGAAGAATTTGATAAACTCAATAAATCAATTTCATTTCTTTCCGAAAAAGCAATTGGGGAATATCGCAGCTTAAAAGAATTTTCTGAAGAGTTGAATCACGAAATTCAAACTCCTGTTTCTGTAATAAAATCCAAGCTCGAACTTCTGATGCAAAGCAGCGATTTAAGCGGAAATAATTTGGCTCTGCTTGATACTGCTTTAAAAAATTTAAACAAACTTGAGCGAATAAATAAATCAATTCTTCTTTTAAATAAACTTGAGCATAAAGATTTATTTGAAAGCGCCGAAATAAATCTTTCTAAAGAAATTAAAGCTGTGGTTGATGACTATAATGATTTTATTTCAAGTAAGAATTTAAAAGTGAATCTAAAGGTTGATGAAAAGTTTGTTGTGTCTGCCAATCATTCTTTAATCAACATTCTGTTAAGCAATTTAATTTCAAATGCAATTAAACATAATATTGATAATGGCACAATTAACATTGAATTAAAAAATAATGAGTTGATAATCTCGAACACAGGAAATTTTTCAAATGCTGACCCAAATAAATTCTTTGAAAGATTTTATAAAGGATCAAGCTCATCGGATTCTGTAGGACTTGGATTAACAATAGTGAAAAAGATTTGTGATTTGTATGAGTTCGTTTTATCCAGTAATCTCCTGTTTGAAAATTTTGTCTTATCCATAAAATTTGATATAAAAAAATTAGATGTCATAAATTCTTCAGAAAATCTTCAGATTTGA
- a CDS encoding response regulator transcription factor, with protein sequence MKILLIEDEKDLAQSIEKFIGGEDFIVDSANDFSSAEEKINLYEYDCALVDLMLPKGSGLDLVKKLKEVQPKCGIIIITAKNTIDDKLTGLELGADDYLTKPFHLAELNARIKSVLRRRFFDGNSKVVINEISIDTETRTVSVNNKNVELTKREYDILLFFISNKERVLTKESIVEHIWGDDANAFDNFDFVYTHIKNLRKKLIEQGANDYIKSVYGIGYKFTLK encoded by the coding sequence ATGAAAATTTTATTAATCGAAGACGAAAAAGATTTAGCTCAGTCAATTGAAAAATTTATTGGCGGAGAAGATTTTATTGTTGATTCCGCAAATGATTTTTCAAGTGCAGAGGAAAAAATTAATCTTTATGAATACGATTGCGCACTTGTTGATTTAATGCTTCCCAAAGGTTCAGGACTCGATTTGGTTAAGAAGTTAAAAGAAGTCCAACCTAAATGTGGAATAATTATTATCACTGCAAAAAATACTATTGATGATAAGTTAACCGGACTTGAACTCGGTGCAGATGATTATCTTACAAAACCATTTCATCTCGCTGAACTTAATGCAAGAATTAAATCGGTTTTAAGAAGAAGATTTTTTGATGGAAACAGCAAAGTAGTTATTAATGAAATTTCAATTGACACTGAAACGAGAACAGTTTCTGTAAACAATAAAAATGTTGAGTTAACAAAAAGAGAGTACGATATTCTTTTGTTTTTTATCAGCAACAAGGAAAGAGTTTTAACAAAAGAATCAATTGTTGAACATATCTGGGGAGACGATGCAAATGCCTTCGACAATTTTGATTTTGTTTATACACACATAAAAAATCTTCGCAAAAAGCTTATTGAACAAGGTGCGAATGATTATATTAAATCAGTTTATGGAATCGGATATAAATTTACATTAAAATGA
- a CDS encoding alpha-amylase family glycosyl hydrolase → MLKKLLFISLVLINSIYSQTIYDLIQPINLIEDETVTVPISDIFYSEEYPIEFQQNKFVDVKFNSATNEVSFTSKKDFSGMTLVSFNYYDKTYEIPVKLNKTKKYLFTYKPKEGEKQVNLFGQFNSWNRQNLPMKDDNGDGIFEIEIPLDPGRYEYKFFVNGKEIVDPENPVKVPNGLGDFNSVRIIEEEEKDNMFLHILGKEKSQNGLTLKFYFENSDRSNLVIKESIIALFDNQKFPEKLIKVNGREISLSIKKEMLKGEHTVRIAINRMGRHSNIQTVQIIDGEFAGSNDKRTLHDQIIYSLMIDRFYNGDTTNDSPVVHDSLFKPANYNGGDLAGIIKKIEEGYFDKLGINTLWISPIVDNTNNAYREYPAPHRWYTGYHGYWPVSSTKVEEHFGDMNLARQFVELAHQRKLNVLLDFVSNHVHMEHPFWKEHRNWFGVLELPDGRKNLRLWDEYRLTTWFEPYMPSFDYIGAYDALEFMTDNAVWWLNVTGADGFRHDAVKHVPNEFWRMLTKKLKRNIELPRKKKLYQIGETFGGIDLIASYVNNGQLNAQFNFNLYDVAIPTFLDENASFKLVDYQMQKSFQVFGYNNLMGNIMDSHDKIRYMAYADGDLEINDGRAGEIGWTNPPQVDKPESYRKLKVYMAYLLTIPGIPIIYYGDEIGMTGAADPDNRRMMRFGDELNQYEKQTFEDVSKLIHIRRDHPALRYGDFLTLQADENIYAYIRSDMNERILTVVNKNPKTVAVELNLPPIYKIRTALDLFENKDLNVAYNKLSLELKDYSFLIIKLFE, encoded by the coding sequence ATGCTAAAAAAATTATTGTTCATTTCACTCGTTCTGATAAATTCAATTTATTCCCAAACTATTTATGATTTAATCCAACCAATAAACCTTATTGAAGACGAAACAGTCACGGTTCCTATTTCTGATATTTTTTATTCTGAAGAGTATCCTATTGAATTTCAACAGAACAAATTTGTTGATGTGAAATTTAATTCAGCGACAAATGAAGTTTCTTTTACGTCCAAAAAAGATTTTTCGGGTATGACTTTAGTCAGTTTCAATTATTATGATAAGACTTATGAAATTCCCGTTAAACTGAACAAAACAAAAAAATATCTTTTCACTTATAAACCAAAAGAGGGTGAAAAACAGGTTAACCTTTTCGGTCAGTTTAATAGCTGGAACAGACAAAATCTTCCGATGAAAGATGATAACGGAGATGGTATTTTTGAAATTGAAATCCCTTTGGATCCCGGCAGATATGAATACAAATTTTTTGTTAATGGAAAAGAAATAGTTGATCCTGAAAATCCGGTTAAGGTACCAAATGGCTTGGGAGATTTTAATTCGGTTCGCATAATTGAAGAGGAAGAAAAGGACAACATGTTTCTTCACATTCTTGGGAAGGAGAAATCACAAAACGGATTAACTCTGAAATTTTATTTTGAAAACTCTGACAGAAGCAATCTCGTCATTAAAGAAAGTATTATCGCTTTGTTTGACAATCAGAAATTTCCCGAAAAATTAATAAAAGTTAACGGAAGGGAAATTTCTCTGTCAATTAAAAAAGAAATGTTAAAAGGTGAACACACTGTAAGAATAGCAATTAACAGAATGGGAAGACACAGTAACATTCAGACAGTTCAGATAATTGATGGTGAATTTGCAGGCTCAAATGACAAAAGAACTTTGCACGACCAAATAATTTATTCATTAATGATTGACAGATTTTACAATGGTGATACAACAAACGATTCGCCAGTAGTTCACGATTCCTTATTCAAACCTGCAAACTACAATGGTGGTGATTTAGCTGGCATAATCAAGAAAATTGAAGAAGGATATTTTGATAAACTTGGAATAAATACTCTTTGGATTTCACCGATTGTTGATAATACCAATAACGCTTACAGAGAATATCCTGCGCCGCACAGATGGTACACGGGTTATCACGGTTACTGGCCGGTCTCATCTACAAAAGTTGAAGAACACTTTGGTGATATGAATCTGGCTAGACAATTTGTTGAACTTGCTCATCAAAGAAAATTAAATGTTCTTCTCGATTTTGTTTCCAATCATGTTCATATGGAACATCCATTCTGGAAGGAACATCGCAATTGGTTCGGTGTGCTTGAGCTTCCTGACGGAAGAAAAAATTTGAGACTTTGGGACGAATATCGTTTAACAACATGGTTTGAACCTTATATGCCGTCGTTTGATTACATTGGAGCTTATGATGCTTTGGAGTTTATGACCGATAATGCTGTATGGTGGCTTAATGTAACGGGTGCAGACGGATTCCGTCACGATGCAGTAAAGCATGTTCCGAATGAATTCTGGAGAATGCTGACAAAAAAACTCAAAAGAAATATTGAACTTCCAAGGAAGAAAAAACTTTATCAGATTGGTGAAACTTTCGGTGGAATTGATTTGATTGCTTCTTATGTGAATAACGGACAATTAAATGCTCAGTTTAATTTTAATTTATACGATGTTGCGATTCCCACCTTCCTTGATGAGAATGCTTCCTTCAAATTAGTTGATTACCAGATGCAGAAAAGCTTTCAGGTATTTGGTTACAATAATCTGATGGGAAATATTATGGATAGTCACGATAAGATTCGTTATATGGCTTATGCTGATGGTGATCTTGAAATTAATGACGGACGTGCCGGAGAAATTGGTTGGACAAATCCACCACAGGTAGATAAACCTGAAAGTTACAGGAAATTAAAAGTTTATATGGCTTATCTTTTAACCATTCCCGGCATTCCGATTATCTATTACGGAGATGAAATCGGAATGACCGGCGCTGCTGATCCTGACAACAGAAGAATGATGAGATTTGGTGATGAACTTAATCAATATGAAAAACAAACTTTTGAAGATGTAAGTAAATTAATTCATATCAGAAGAGATCATCCTGCTTTACGTTACGGTGATTTTTTAACACTTCAAGCTGATGAAAATATTTATGCATACATTCGTTCGGATATGAATGAGAGAATTCTCACAGTCGTAAATAAAAATCCAAAGACTGTCGCGGTGGAATTAAATTTACCGCCGATTTATAAGATTAGGACCGCATTAGATTTATTTGAGAATAAAGATTTGAATGTTGCTTACAATAAACTTAGCTTAGAGCTAAAAGATTATAGTTTCTTAATCATTAAATTGTTTGAATAA
- a CDS encoding T9SS type A sorting domain-containing protein codes for MKFKSLVIFFLFLLLISLSFFYFSKSREVFEKPPKTSGALEALQNWTIRRAYPENDIPASKYYAAFLKAKNNLSKISGANYQWEQIGPHNIGGRTLDVEFNPQNTNTIFAAAASGGLWRSYIAGVGALAWERIETGYPVLGVSSIAIAPEDSNTIYIGTGEVYNYQLALGGEVIRTTRGSYGIGILKTTDYGQTWTKSLDWSYDQQRGINEVEIDPNNPSIVWAATTEGIFKSTDAGTTWENVHPVIMGFDIAINPINSNIVFATHGNFGSTGHGIYRTTDGGNIWTKLGSGLPATFNGKAILSIYPPDPNIIFASIGNGSSSGTGTWLCQSMDGGNNWVILNTTDYATYQGWYSHWVGVSPFNPNLVLTGGIDVFKSTNGGYTLTQKSYWYNWDFGVTPPGGPEGPPDYVHADQHSITFHPTNPNIIYFGTDGGVFRSTDAGETFSGCNGGYQSTQFYNGFSSSFNLPDLAIGGMQDNATAIYQGNVAWSRTIGGDGCQTGIDPNNDNIMYGTYQYLNILKSVDGGLNWSSIGPSGSESPAFVAPFIVCRSNSNVIYVGSKKFHKSTDGGLNWTFGNGGAVLDGNQILSIGVSATSTDTIYVGTAPVNSRAKIFRSTDGGITFTNITGTLPDRYPDDIAVDPNDSKTVYVVFSGFGTSHLFKSTDAGNSWIDIGSSLPDVPSSAIAIDPNNSNILYFGNDIGVYVSTNAGQSWSEYSVGLPFGCIVIDLSLVRVSNRIRAVTHGNGVYEAPLYNPVSVDDKKNEVITGFVLEQNYPNPFNPTTIIRYSIPNVGTGLALSVLKVYDALGNEITKLVNEYKPAGTYEVEFNSVKSRLGVTLTSGVYFYKLQVGNYSETKKMILLR; via the coding sequence ATGAAATTTAAATCTTTAGTAATCTTCTTTTTATTTCTTTTACTGATTTCCCTGTCGTTTTTTTATTTCAGTAAAAGCAGAGAAGTATTTGAAAAACCACCGAAGACTTCAGGAGCGTTGGAAGCATTACAAAACTGGACTATCAGAAGAGCTTATCCTGAAAATGATATTCCAGCTTCTAAATACTATGCCGCTTTTTTGAAAGCTAAAAACAATCTCAGCAAAATTTCCGGTGCAAATTATCAGTGGGAACAAATCGGACCACATAACATTGGTGGCAGAACACTCGATGTTGAATTCAATCCGCAGAATACCAACACAATTTTTGCTGCAGCAGCAAGCGGTGGATTATGGAGAAGCTACATTGCTGGTGTCGGAGCTTTGGCTTGGGAAAGAATTGAAACAGGTTATCCTGTGCTTGGTGTAAGTTCAATTGCAATTGCTCCTGAGGATTCAAACACAATTTACATCGGAACGGGCGAAGTTTATAATTATCAGTTAGCTTTAGGTGGTGAAGTCATCAGAACAACCCGCGGCAGCTATGGAATTGGTATTTTGAAAACTACTGATTACGGACAAACATGGACAAAATCTCTTGACTGGTCTTATGATCAGCAAAGAGGTATAAATGAAGTTGAAATTGATCCGAATAATCCTTCGATTGTTTGGGCTGCAACAACGGAAGGAATTTTCAAATCAACTGATGCAGGAACAACCTGGGAAAATGTTCATCCTGTAATAATGGGATTTGATATTGCAATAAATCCAATAAACAGTAATATAGTTTTTGCAACTCACGGTAACTTTGGTTCAACAGGACACGGAATTTATCGCACTACAGACGGTGGAAATATATGGACGAAATTAGGAAGCGGACTACCGGCCACATTTAATGGCAAAGCAATTCTATCTATTTATCCACCTGATCCTAATATTATTTTTGCATCAATTGGAAACGGAAGTAGTTCTGGGACAGGAACCTGGTTATGTCAATCAATGGATGGAGGAAATAACTGGGTAATTTTGAATACAACTGATTATGCAACTTATCAGGGCTGGTATTCACATTGGGTTGGTGTAAGTCCGTTTAATCCAAACTTAGTCTTAACTGGTGGTATAGATGTCTTTAAATCTACAAATGGTGGATATACCCTTACACAAAAATCGTATTGGTATAATTGGGATTTTGGTGTAACTCCTCCGGGTGGACCAGAAGGACCGCCGGATTATGTTCATGCTGATCAGCATTCAATAACTTTTCATCCTACAAATCCAAATATTATTTACTTTGGAACTGATGGTGGAGTTTTCAGATCAACCGATGCAGGTGAAACATTTTCCGGTTGCAACGGTGGTTATCAATCAACTCAGTTTTATAATGGCTTCTCATCGTCATTCAATTTACCCGATTTGGCAATTGGCGGAATGCAGGATAATGCAACTGCAATTTATCAGGGAAATGTTGCCTGGTCCAGAACAATTGGAGGTGATGGTTGCCAGACAGGAATTGATCCAAACAATGATAATATTATGTATGGTACTTATCAGTATTTGAATATTCTTAAAAGTGTTGACGGCGGCTTAAACTGGTCATCAATTGGACCTTCGGGAAGTGAAAGTCCGGCTTTTGTTGCACCGTTTATAGTATGTCGCTCAAACTCAAATGTTATTTACGTCGGAAGCAAAAAGTTTCATAAATCAACAGATGGGGGACTTAACTGGACATTTGGTAATGGTGGAGCTGTTTTGGATGGTAATCAGATTTTATCGATAGGAGTTTCGGCAACATCTACGGATACTATTTATGTTGGAACGGCACCGGTTAATTCAAGAGCAAAAATTTTCAGAAGTACTGATGGAGGGATAACATTCACAAATATAACGGGTACATTACCTGACCGCTATCCGGATGATATTGCTGTTGATCCAAACGATTCAAAAACTGTTTATGTTGTTTTCTCGGGATTCGGCACATCACATTTATTTAAATCAACAGATGCTGGAAATAGCTGGATTGACATAGGTTCATCTTTACCGGATGTTCCTTCAAGTGCTATTGCAATTGATCCAAACAACTCAAACATTTTGTACTTCGGAAATGATATCGGTGTTTATGTTTCAACAAATGCCGGACAAAGCTGGTCTGAATACTCGGTCGGATTACCATTTGGTTGCATTGTGATTGATTTAAGTTTAGTGCGGGTATCAAACAGAATTCGTGCTGTAACTCATGGCAATGGAGTTTATGAAGCACCGTTATACAATCCGGTTTCCGTTGATGATAAGAAAAATGAGGTTATCACAGGATTTGTTCTTGAGCAGAATTATCCTAATCCATTCAACCCAACCACAATAATAAGATACAGCATCCCAAATGTAGGGACAGGGCTTGCCCTGTCCGTTTTAAAGGTTTACGATGCGCTTGGTAATGAGATAACAAAATTAGTTAATGAATACAAACCCGCAGGAACTTACGAAGTCGAATTCAATTCCGTAAAGTCACGCCTTGGCGTGACTTTAACAAGCGGAGTTTATTTTTATAAACTTCAGGTTGGTAATTATTCTGAAACCAAAAAAATGATATTGCTCAGATAG